TGATCGACCGAAATCGGCACGGCGATAGCCTTCAACAAATGCGCGCGGCGCAAATTCGCGTCGCCATTCGAACGAGCCGGCTCTGGTTAGATGCGGGGATTGAATCCTGGATGCAATTTGATGCCGACCCTTCGCAAGTTAACGCAGACAATGTGATGGAAGTCGTTGACATGGCCCGGGTAGTAATCGAACATTACGCGCTCGACGTAAGCGAATTGGTGGTGCGAAGCGTCGGCGCGCGCGGCTTGATCGAGCCATTACCTTTCGGACGCCTCATCCGCGATTTGCAAATGTACTTGCGTCAACCCGCGCCGGATGCTGCCCTACTACGGGTTGGTGCCGCGGCTTTCGCCGCTGCCGCCAGAGCATGCAATCCTTCTATCGCCTCGCCCACCGGAACCAGCGGATAAGCGCGGTCGGCGGCGTTCGAACCTTTTTCGAGCGCCTCGTAGTTTTCGCCAAAAGGCCTTCCATCGTCGATCAATTGCTGCACTTGCTCGGGCGTTGTCTCGAACATCTTGCATACAATCGTCATATCAATATTCTCGCACGATCCGCGCCAAATGCGGCGTAACGCTGCTCGGCTCTGCGCCTCTTCGAATATCTGGCAAGGGTTCTCCACCAGCAATGTTCCACCATGCGCGCCTTGCGTATACAAATGCTTTACGAGCGTCCCAAAGCCGCCCTCGACGCGGCCGTCGGGACGCCCAGACGTAGCGGCCCGCACCTTCCGGCTAAAGCGAACTCTTGCGTCGACGCGCCGCAGCGCGTGCAAGAATATGCGGTCCTCCAAAGCCGGCACTTCAGGGAGTCCGCCCGCGCGGCGGTAGATCTCCGCCGTCACGGCAAA
The nucleotide sequence above comes from Candidatus Tumulicola sp.. Encoded proteins:
- a CDS encoding glycosyltransferase; protein product: MTIPARNEERAIVDALGSIATQTATDCFLVIVFANNCNDETARKAREFAESRPQLRLHIAEGHLSPPFDHVGTARKALMDYAAERFFEAGRPRGIMATTDADTCVARDWVAETLIEMRHADAVAGLVEIGAIERRNLPPAVRALYAQENAFRRAWAKLEALIDPVPEDPFPRHCSFVGASFAVTAEIYRRAGGLPEVPALEDRIFLHALRRVDARVRFSRKVRAATSGRPDGRVEGGFGTLVKHLYTQGAHGGTLLVENPCQIFEEAQSRAALRRIWRGSCENIDMTIVCKMFETTPEQVQQLIDDGRPFGENYEALEKGSNAADRAYPLVPVGEAIEGLHALAAAAKAAAPTRSRAASGAG